From Pseudomonas poae, the proteins below share one genomic window:
- a CDS encoding glycosyltransferase, giving the protein MTRSAERHVLQFCHGYDGPFLDCARQYASLFAGSGYKVTTVFLTGVADPEVAAGCASDEVLFMEFSSKAIRGLKLGAIGELRKIAASRNFSFCIAHRFKPIYVALLATRLPVIGVHHAFGDYQRRSRKLFAGIFRKRLSLLGVSDAVRDDMRRCLPAWPAARIQTLYNRIDVDALQAIQVPAHEARDALGLSPDDWVIGNVGRLHPDKDQATLLKGFALALPHLPVERRLAILGSGRLEQDLKELARELGVADKVLFLGQVPDARRYFRAFDVFALSSDHEPFGMVLLEAMAAGVPLLATACGGAKEVVEGVGILFPFGDAEHLAQGLRHLAAMDQHQQRQCAEMMLERLRERFSDQAVRDTFWQLPHVIELTAGA; this is encoded by the coding sequence ATGACGCGCTCGGCTGAACGCCACGTCCTGCAGTTCTGCCACGGCTATGACGGGCCGTTCCTCGATTGCGCGCGGCAGTACGCCAGCTTGTTCGCAGGCTCCGGCTACAAGGTGACCACGGTGTTTCTCACCGGGGTCGCTGACCCTGAGGTGGCGGCCGGTTGTGCCAGCGATGAAGTGTTGTTCATGGAATTCAGCTCCAAGGCCATCCGTGGCCTGAAGCTGGGTGCTATCGGTGAACTGCGCAAGATCGCCGCGTCGCGCAATTTCAGTTTCTGCATTGCCCACCGCTTCAAGCCGATCTACGTCGCCTTGCTGGCCACGCGGTTGCCGGTGATTGGGGTGCACCATGCCTTTGGTGACTATCAGCGCCGCAGCCGCAAGCTGTTTGCCGGGATTTTCCGCAAGCGCCTGAGCCTGCTCGGTGTATCCGACGCTGTGCGTGATGACATGCGCCGTTGCCTGCCGGCGTGGCCCGCCGCACGTATCCAGACCTTGTACAACCGTATCGACGTCGACGCCTTGCAGGCTATTCAGGTGCCGGCGCATGAGGCGCGTGACGCGCTGGGCTTGTCGCCGGACGACTGGGTGATCGGCAATGTCGGCCGCCTGCACCCGGACAAGGACCAGGCCACGCTGCTCAAGGGCTTTGCCCTGGCACTGCCGCACTTGCCGGTTGAGCGTCGCCTGGCGATCCTCGGCAGCGGGCGCCTGGAGCAAGACCTCAAGGAACTCGCCCGCGAACTGGGGGTTGCCGACAAGGTGCTGTTTCTCGGCCAGGTGCCGGATGCGCGCCGGTATTTCCGGGCATTCGATGTGTTTGCGCTGAGCTCCGACCACGAGCCCTTCGGCATGGTGCTGCTGGAAGCCATGGCGGCCGGCGTGCCGTTGCTGGCCACGGCCTGTGGTGGGGCGAAGGAGGTGGTCGAGGGCGTGGGTATCCTGTTTCCCTTCGGCGATGCCGAACACCTTGCCCAAGGGTTGCGACACCTGGCTGCGATGGATCAACACCAGCAGCGGCAGTGCGCCGAG
- a CDS encoding carbamoyltransferase, protein MALTILGLSGALSHDPSAALYIDGKLIAAAEEERFVRDKHAKNRMPYESAKFCLEQAGIKPSDVDVVAIPFAPISLFGEARWHYAKRYWYAPDRALDAILMGNRRYKRYRNKIVWCLEQLGFDPKKIKIEPVEHHLAHASSAYHCSGFQEKTAILGIDGKGEYATTFFGYGENGKIHKIKEFFDPDSLGGLYGAITEFLGFEMLDGEFKVMGMAPYGDASKYDFSRLASFENGELVINTDYANVIGLRRYKEKGKGFYFSPKLIEWLGPKREGDIADEPYIHYAASMQALFEKLALQMIDHYLGDILKDTGKLAFAGGCALNVKLNQKIIARDDVKELFVQPASGDAGTAVGAAAYVSHARGVPVEKMEHVYLGPSYSNEDVIAACARHESKPNWRKIENMPQRIAKIMVDGNPVAWFQGRMEFGPRALGGRSIIGCPSATGVADRINHQIKFRERWRPFCPSMLDTVAPQMIKVDHPAPFMTFTFEVAEEWKTRVPEVVHEDGTSRAQVLKREYNPRYYDMMKELEVLTGNGVSLNTSLNRRGEAMICSPTDALNMFFGSDLQYLIMEDILVVKDGVDPYDALG, encoded by the coding sequence GTGGCATTGACGATTCTTGGCCTGTCCGGCGCCCTTAGCCATGATCCTTCCGCAGCCTTGTATATCGACGGCAAGCTGATCGCGGCCGCCGAAGAAGAGCGCTTCGTACGCGACAAACATGCAAAGAACCGCATGCCCTACGAATCGGCGAAGTTCTGCCTGGAACAGGCCGGCATCAAACCTTCCGACGTTGATGTGGTGGCGATCCCGTTCGCTCCGATCAGCTTGTTCGGCGAGGCACGCTGGCACTACGCCAAGCGTTACTGGTATGCCCCGGACCGCGCCCTTGACGCGATCCTGATGGGCAACCGTCGCTACAAGCGCTATCGCAACAAGATCGTCTGGTGCCTTGAGCAACTGGGCTTCGATCCGAAGAAAATCAAGATCGAACCGGTCGAACACCACTTGGCCCACGCCTCCAGCGCTTACCATTGCTCGGGCTTCCAGGAGAAAACCGCGATCCTCGGGATCGACGGCAAGGGTGAGTACGCCACCACGTTCTTCGGCTACGGCGAAAACGGCAAGATCCACAAGATCAAGGAATTCTTTGATCCGGACTCCCTCGGCGGCCTGTACGGCGCGATCACCGAGTTCCTCGGTTTCGAGATGCTCGACGGTGAGTTCAAGGTGATGGGCATGGCGCCATATGGCGATGCCAGCAAGTACGATTTCTCGCGCCTGGCCTCCTTTGAAAACGGCGAGCTGGTGATCAACACCGACTACGCCAACGTCATCGGCCTGCGCCGCTACAAAGAGAAGGGCAAGGGGTTCTACTTCTCGCCAAAACTGATCGAGTGGCTGGGGCCAAAGCGCGAAGGCGACATCGCCGACGAGCCGTACATCCACTACGCGGCCAGCATGCAAGCGCTGTTCGAGAAGCTGGCGTTGCAGATGATCGACCACTACCTGGGCGACATCCTCAAGGACACCGGCAAGCTGGCTTTCGCTGGCGGCTGTGCGCTGAACGTCAAGCTGAACCAGAAGATCATTGCGCGTGACGACGTCAAAGAGCTGTTCGTACAGCCGGCGTCCGGCGATGCCGGGACTGCGGTTGGCGCGGCGGCCTACGTGTCCCACGCCCGTGGCGTACCGGTGGAGAAGATGGAACACGTCTACCTGGGCCCGTCCTACAGCAACGAAGACGTGATCGCCGCGTGTGCCAGGCACGAGAGCAAGCCGAACTGGCGCAAGATCGAAAACATGCCCCAGCGCATCGCCAAGATCATGGTCGACGGCAACCCGGTGGCCTGGTTCCAGGGCCGCATGGAATTTGGCCCGCGTGCCTTGGGCGGCCGCTCGATCATTGGTTGCCCGAGCGCCACCGGCGTGGCGGATCGCATCAACCACCAGATCAAGTTCCGCGAGCGCTGGAGGCCTTTCTGCCCGTCGATGCTCGACACCGTGGCCCCACAAATGATCAAGGTCGATCATCCGGCACCGTTCATGACCTTCACTTTTGAAGTGGCCGAAGAGTGGAAGACCCGCGTGCCGGAAGTAGTCCATGAAGACGGCACCTCCCGCGCCCAGGTGCTCAAGCGCGAATACAACCCGCGCTACTACGACATGATGAAAGAGCTTGAAGTGCTGACCGGCAACGGCGTGTCGCTGAACACCTCGCTCAACCGTCGTGGCGAAGCGATGATCTGCTCGCCGACCGACGCGCTGAACATGTTCTTCGGCTCCGACCTGCAGTACCTGATCATGGAAGACATCCTGGTCGTCAAAGACGGCGTGGACCCTTATGACGCGCTCGGCTGA
- a CDS encoding YceK/YidQ family lipoprotein, which yields MTSKVLWLAASLVLAGCGTINTVFRPDAVASQNLKDSRSHCENVPRIYSGVIYGFCTLNGEPAADKSLNDKSLIDHGGGALPIFAAELVASGVLDTLVLPYTIYRQNKDGSIEIYR from the coding sequence ATTACATCGAAAGTCTTGTGGCTGGCAGCCTCGCTGGTGCTTGCCGGTTGTGGCACGATCAACACCGTTTTCCGCCCGGATGCCGTGGCCAGCCAGAACCTCAAGGACTCACGCAGCCACTGCGAAAACGTGCCGCGCATCTACAGCGGGGTGATCTACGGTTTTTGTACCCTCAATGGCGAGCCCGCGGCGGATAAAAGCCTGAACGACAAAAGCCTGATCGATCACGGGGGCGGCGCGCTGCCGATTTTCGCCGCCGAGCTGGTCGCCTCCGGGGTGCTGGATACGCTGGTGCTGCCCTACACGATCTACCGCCAGAACAAGGACGGCAGCATCGAAATCTACCGCTGA
- a CDS encoding TonB-dependent receptor produces MNNLARLTLLLPGLLALCDAAQADETLTLDPSVVTGSRSASPTFDLPYSVDGISREQISDGQLGINASEALSRVPGLVVQNRQNYAQDLQISSRGFGARSAFGVRGIKLIADGIPASTPDGQGQAATFNLDTAERIEVLRGPAATLYGSNAGGVIQMFSRDGEGPPRIGAETLVGSDGLNKNHLTAEGAANGAGFVLDASRMDTNGYRDHSSARRDQTFAKLNFQPDDDSKLALIYSSLEQNGTQDPLGQTWAAYKADPRSVAPAALTYNTRKSIDHQQLGLNYERYFGDATLQVNGYTGRRSVIQYLSIPDRFASGFPNPANARGGVVAFDRKFYGGSVHWLQPITRAPGDLTLIAGLDYDRSQDDRQGYSNTVNGVHGIKGALGRDEIDTATSLDPFVQANWLLGDWTLQAGLRHSTMEMKVDDHFLSDGNDSGSKTYQKNTPSVSVMYAFTPDLHGYVSAGKGFETPTQAESAYSSTSNGFNFALKPSVSKQYEVGLKARLGQDTRVNAALFQITTEDELVVQQSSGGRTTYQNAGRTLRRGFELGLESQLAEHWSTNLAYTRLQATYDSDFVSGASTAVDKGNYLPGVPQTTLFAELNWKPRDWVSTGVEGMYRSKVYVEDTNQQHAAPGYSVFNWRARFEQKVEHWTFHQTLRLDNLLDRQYVGSVIVGDGNGRYYEAAPGRSWYAGAGAEYRF; encoded by the coding sequence ATGAACAACCTCGCTCGTCTCACCCTCCTGCTGCCCGGCCTGCTCGCCCTGTGCGACGCTGCCCAGGCTGACGAAACGCTGACCCTCGACCCGAGCGTAGTCACCGGTTCACGCAGTGCCAGCCCGACGTTCGACCTGCCGTACTCGGTGGACGGCATCAGCCGCGAGCAAATCAGCGACGGCCAGCTGGGGATCAATGCCTCCGAAGCCCTTTCCCGCGTACCGGGCCTGGTGGTGCAGAACCGCCAGAATTACGCGCAGGACCTGCAGATTTCCTCCCGCGGCTTCGGCGCTCGCTCGGCCTTTGGTGTGCGCGGCATCAAGCTGATCGCCGACGGCATCCCCGCCAGCACCCCGGACGGCCAGGGCCAGGCTGCCACCTTCAACCTCGACACCGCCGAACGCATCGAAGTGCTGCGCGGGCCGGCCGCCACGCTGTATGGCAGCAACGCCGGCGGGGTCATCCAGATGTTTTCCCGCGACGGCGAAGGCCCGCCGCGCATCGGCGCCGAAACCCTGGTGGGCAGCGACGGCCTGAACAAAAACCACCTCACCGCCGAAGGTGCAGCCAATGGCGCAGGCTTCGTGCTCGACGCCTCGCGCATGGACACCAACGGCTACCGCGACCACAGCAGCGCCCGCCGCGACCAGACCTTTGCCAAGCTCAACTTCCAGCCGGATGACGACAGCAAACTCGCGCTGATCTACAGCAGCCTGGAGCAGAACGGCACCCAGGACCCCCTGGGGCAGACCTGGGCCGCCTACAAGGCCGACCCGCGCTCTGTGGCGCCGGCCGCACTGACCTACAACACACGCAAAAGCATCGATCATCAGCAATTGGGCCTGAATTACGAGCGCTATTTCGGCGATGCAACCTTGCAGGTGAATGGCTATACCGGACGGCGCAGCGTCATTCAGTACTTGTCGATCCCGGACCGGTTTGCCAGCGGCTTCCCCAACCCGGCCAATGCCCGTGGCGGCGTGGTGGCGTTCGACCGCAAATTCTACGGCGGCTCCGTCCACTGGCTCCAACCCATCACCCGCGCACCCGGCGACCTGACCCTGATCGCCGGCCTCGATTACGACCGCAGCCAGGATGATCGCCAGGGTTATTCCAACACCGTCAACGGCGTGCACGGTATCAAAGGCGCCCTAGGCCGTGACGAAATCGACACCGCCACCAGCCTCGACCCCTTCGTGCAAGCCAACTGGCTGCTGGGCGACTGGACCCTGCAAGCCGGCCTGCGCCACAGCACCATGGAAATGAAGGTGGACGATCACTTTCTCAGCGACGGTAACGACAGCGGCAGCAAGACCTACCAGAAGAACACCCCGTCAGTCAGCGTGATGTACGCTTTCACCCCTGACCTGCACGGCTATGTGAGCGCGGGTAAAGGTTTCGAAACACCAACCCAGGCGGAGTCGGCGTATTCCAGCACGTCGAACGGTTTCAACTTTGCGTTGAAGCCATCGGTCAGCAAGCAGTATGAAGTCGGTTTGAAAGCCCGCCTCGGCCAGGACACCCGGGTCAATGCAGCCCTGTTCCAGATCACCACCGAAGACGAGTTGGTGGTGCAGCAGTCCAGCGGTGGCCGCACCACCTACCAAAACGCCGGCCGCACCCTGCGCCGTGGCTTCGAGTTGGGCCTCGAGAGCCAACTGGCCGAGCACTGGAGCACCAACCTCGCCTACACCCGCTTGCAAGCCACCTATGACAGCGATTTCGTCAGCGGCGCCAGCACCGCCGTCGACAAGGGCAACTACCTGCCCGGCGTGCCGCAAACCACGTTATTCGCTGAGCTGAACTGGAAGCCCAGGGATTGGGTCAGCACTGGCGTCGAAGGGATGTACCGCAGCAAGGTTTATGTTGAAGACACCAATCAGCAACACGCTGCGCCTGGCTACAGCGTGTTCAACTGGCGTGCGCGGTTTGAGCAGAAGGTCGAGCATTGGACGTTTCACCAGACGTTGCGGCTGGATAACTTGCTGGATCGACAGTATGTCGGGTCGGTGATTGTCGGTGATGGGAATGGTCGTTATTACGAGGCGGCGCCGGGGCGGTCTTGGTATGCGGGGGCTGGGGCGGAGTATCGGTTTTGA
- a CDS encoding IS481 family transposase, translating to MPWDTRDAMSLKEEFVALAGQPGSNKRELCRRFGISPQTAYKWLNRYATLGHSGLQDKSRKPATSPKLTTPALEAQVISLRQDHPAWGGRTISSLLKKQIAPSTVTNVLHRHGLIQPATKEQEAKLRFEHDAPNNLWQMDFKGHFPTQEGRCHPLTLLDDHSRFSLAIHACDNERGATVKERLTEVFQRFGLPARINVDNGPPWGSPRNPGEITELSIWLIRLGIRISFSRPYHPQTNGKIERFHRSLKAEVLEGRQFSTLKEAQAAFDRWRDVYNLQRPHQALDYKVPMDRYRASPWAYPQQLPTFEYGPDDVLAKAYHSRFRFQKRYFSIAKGLAGHHIAIRPNTEGDGLFDVFFCHHFLRTIDVSKPDYGP from the coding sequence ATGCCCTGGGACACGAGAGATGCCATGAGCCTGAAAGAAGAGTTTGTTGCCTTAGCAGGGCAACCCGGCAGCAACAAACGAGAACTGTGCCGACGGTTCGGTATCAGTCCGCAGACGGCCTACAAGTGGCTTAACCGCTACGCGACGCTCGGCCATTCGGGGCTGCAAGATAAATCCCGAAAACCGGCTACCAGCCCCAAGCTGACCACGCCGGCCCTGGAAGCGCAGGTCATATCGCTCAGACAAGACCATCCAGCATGGGGTGGGCGCACGATCAGCAGCCTCTTGAAAAAGCAGATTGCTCCCAGCACCGTTACCAATGTCCTGCACCGGCACGGGCTGATTCAGCCGGCTACGAAGGAGCAAGAGGCAAAGCTGAGATTTGAACACGACGCGCCCAACAATCTTTGGCAGATGGATTTCAAAGGGCATTTCCCGACGCAAGAAGGCAGATGCCATCCCCTGACTTTGCTGGACGACCATTCACGTTTCAGTTTGGCTATTCACGCTTGTGATAATGAGCGTGGAGCCACGGTGAAGGAAAGGTTGACCGAGGTATTCCAGCGCTTCGGATTACCGGCTCGCATCAACGTTGATAACGGACCGCCTTGGGGCTCTCCACGTAACCCTGGTGAAATCACAGAGCTGAGTATCTGGTTGATTCGTCTGGGTATTCGGATCAGTTTCAGCCGTCCTTACCACCCACAAACCAATGGAAAGATTGAGCGTTTCCATCGCTCACTCAAGGCCGAAGTACTTGAAGGGCGTCAGTTTTCCACGCTCAAGGAAGCTCAAGCAGCATTTGATCGGTGGCGTGATGTTTATAACCTGCAACGGCCCCATCAGGCGCTGGACTACAAGGTGCCTATGGACCGGTATAGGGCCAGCCCATGGGCTTATCCGCAACAGTTACCAACCTTTGAGTACGGACCGGACGACGTATTAGCCAAGGCTTATCACAGCCGTTTTCGTTTTCAGAAACGCTACTTCAGCATCGCCAAAGGTTTGGCTGGGCATCACATCGCAATACGGCCCAACACTGAAGGTGATGGACTGTTTGACGTGTTTTTCTGCCATCACTTCCTACGAACGATCGACGTGAGCAAACCTGACTATGGTCCATAA
- a CDS encoding serine/threonine protein kinase: protein MRLSELKNAGRTPSLPLTLDLADAAGPGQLQLLSLLRVLPGERYVGAAVWRGRPVLAKLLVGSKAARHFQRELSGVRLLAEQGLTTPLLLADGLQEGEGGWLLFEFLEGAESLADAWYAVEGLPPLADEQTAVLAEALGAIALMHTKGLWQEDLHLDNLLRQNGKLYLIDGAGIRVEEAGKPLSRNRVLENLGVFFAQLPKNLEPFTEELLVYYLLSNGEHALPLQALEAQVRKVSAWRLKDFLNKVGRECTLFSVARGAFGLRAIRREEEPAMLPVLERADALLDQGHLYKTGGAASVAKVEVAGRPLVIKRYNIKGFAHWLKRFWRPSRAWHSWREGNRLAFLGIATPKPLAVLEKRFFWLRGRAYLVTEFLPGPDIIERFAPYIERGDAPENELLALDQLFAGLIRERISHGDFKGHNLFWHEDRWALIDLDAMCQHRSAGSFGPAYARDRARFMRNWPQGSALYRLIDQRLPRLG, encoded by the coding sequence ATGCGCCTGTCCGAACTGAAAAACGCCGGCCGCACGCCGAGCCTGCCGCTGACCCTCGACCTGGCGGACGCCGCCGGCCCCGGCCAGTTGCAACTGCTGAGCCTGTTGCGCGTGTTGCCGGGCGAGCGTTACGTGGGTGCGGCGGTGTGGCGCGGGCGCCCGGTGCTGGCCAAGTTACTGGTGGGCAGCAAGGCGGCGCGGCACTTTCAGCGTGAACTCAGCGGCGTGCGCCTGCTCGCCGAGCAGGGCCTGACCACGCCGCTGTTGCTCGCCGATGGCTTGCAGGAAGGCGAGGGCGGTTGGCTGCTGTTCGAGTTTCTGGAGGGCGCCGAAAGCCTGGCCGATGCCTGGTACGCCGTTGAAGGTCTGCCGCCGTTGGCCGACGAGCAAACCGCTGTACTGGCCGAAGCGCTGGGCGCGATTGCCTTGATGCACACCAAGGGGTTGTGGCAGGAAGACCTGCACCTGGACAACCTGCTGCGTCAGAACGGCAAGCTGTACTTGATCGACGGCGCCGGGATTCGCGTGGAAGAGGCCGGCAAGCCGCTGTCGCGCAACCGGGTGCTGGAAAACCTCGGGGTGTTTTTTGCCCAGTTGCCGAAAAACCTTGAGCCATTCACCGAAGAGTTGCTGGTGTACTACCTGCTGAGCAACGGCGAGCACGCCTTGCCTTTGCAGGCCCTGGAGGCACAGGTGCGCAAGGTCAGCGCCTGGCGCTTGAAAGACTTTTTGAACAAGGTCGGCCGCGAGTGCACGCTGTTCAGTGTGGCGCGTGGCGCGTTTGGCTTGCGCGCGATTCGTCGCGAGGAAGAGCCTGCGATGCTGCCCGTGCTTGAGCGGGCGGACGCGTTGCTGGATCAGGGGCACTTGTATAAAACCGGGGGTGCGGCGAGTGTGGCGAAGGTCGAAGTGGCTGGCCGGCCGTTGGTGATCAAGCGCTATAACATCAAGGGTTTTGCGCATTGGCTCAAGCGCTTTTGGCGCCCTAGCCGCGCCTGGCATTCGTGGCGGGAGGGTAATCGTCTGGCGTTTTTGGGGATTGCTACGCCTAAGCCGCTGGCGGTGTTGGAGAAGCGGTTTTTCTGGTTGCGTGGTCGGGCTTATCTGGTGACTGAGTTTTTGCCGGGGCCGGATATTATTGAGCGGTTTGCGCCCTATATCGAGCGGGGGGATGCGCCGGAAAATGAGCTGCTGGCGTTGGATCAGCTGTTCGCTGGGTTGATTCGTGAGCGTATCAGTCATGGTGATTTCAAGGGGCACAACTTGTTTTGGCATGAGGATCGTTGGGCTTTGATCGACTTGGATGCGATGTGTCAGCATCGTTCTGCGGGGAGCTTTGGTCCGGCGTATGCCAGAGATCGTGCGCGGTTTATGCGTAATTGGCCGCAGGGGAGTGCGCTTTACCGGCTGATTGATCAGCGGTTGCCTCGGCTGGGGTGA